One part of the Sus scrofa isolate TJ Tabasco breed Duroc chromosome 8, Sscrofa11.1, whole genome shotgun sequence genome encodes these proteins:
- the MFSD10 gene encoding major facilitator superfamily domain-containing protein 10, whose amino-acid sequence MGWGAGGSCTPRPPIRPQPAPETRVITVVFLGLLLDLLAFTLLLPLLPGLLESHARAHDSLYDSWQRGVDWFAAAIGMPAEKRYNSVLFGGLIGSVFSLLQFLSAPLTGAVSDRLGRRPVMLLSLAGLASSYAVWAASRSFAAFLASRVIGGISKGNVSLSTAIVADLGSPPARSRGMAVIGVAFSLGFTLGPMLGASLPVEMAPWLALLFALSDLLFIFCFLPETLPPEKRAPSFTLGFRGAADLLSPLALLRFSAVARGPDPPTGVRLGSLRRLGLVYFLYLFLFSGLEYTLSFLAHQRFQFSSLQQGKMFFFIGLTMATIQGTYARRIRPGQEMAAVKRAILLLVPAFLLIGWGHTLPVLGLGLLLYSFAAAVVVPCLSSVVAGYGSPGQKGVVMGTLRSLGALARAAGPMVAAAGYWLAGARGCFSVCAVLFLLPFALLRGLRPPAQTPKAE is encoded by the exons ATGGGCTGGGGAGCCGGCGGGAGCTGCACCCCGCGCCCACCCATCCGCCCGCAGCCGGCGCCCGAAACCCGTGTGATCACCGTGGTCTTCCTGGGCCTCCTGCTGGACCTCCTGGCCTTTACTCTGCTGCTGCCCCTGTTGCCCGGGCTGCTCGAGAGCCATGCCCGTGCCCAC GACTCCCTCTATGACTCGTGGCAGCGAGGGGTGGACTGGTTTGCGGCGGCCATTGGGATGCCAGCAGAGAAGAGGTACAACAGCGTCCTGTTCGGAG GTCTGATCGGCTCGGTTTTCTCCCTCCTGCAGTTCCTGTCGGCACCACTCACAGGGGCCGTCTCTGACCGCCTGGGGAGGCGCCCAGTGATGCTGCTGTCCCTG GCAGGTCTGGCCTCTTCCTACGCCGTGTGGGCGGCCTCGAGGAGCTTTGCGGCCTTCCTGGCCTCCAGGGTGATCGGCGGCATCAGCAAGGGGAACGTCAGCCTCTCCACCGCCATCGTCGCAGACCTGGGCTCGCCTCCCGCCCGCAGCAGGGGCATG GCAGTCATCGGGGTGGCCTTCTCTCTGGGCTTCACGCTGGGCCCCATGCTTGGGGCCTCCCTGCCTGTGGAGATGGCACCCTGGCTGGCCCTGCTCTTCGCCCTCTCCGATCTgctcttcattttctgtttcctgcCGGAGACGCTGCCCCCAGAGAAGCGG GCTCCCTCTTTCACCCTGGGGTTCCGAGGTGCTGCTGACCTGCTTagccccctggccctgctccgctTCTCAGCCGTGGCACGGGGCCCAGACCCGCCCACCGGCGTCA GGCTTGGCAGCCTGCGCCGCCTGGGCCTGGTCTACTTCCtctacctcttcctcttctccggCCTGGAGTACACGCTGAGCTTCCTCGCCCACCAGCGCTTCCAGTTCAGCAG CCTGCAGCAGGGGAAGATGTTTTTCTTCATTGGCCTCACCATGGCCACCATCCAGGGCACCTACGCCCGGCGGATCCGCCCTGGCCAGGAGATGGCCGCTGTGAAGCGG GCCATCTTGCTGCTTGTCCCCGCCTTCCTCCTCATCGGCTGGGGGCACACGCTGCCCgtgctgggcctggggctgcTGCTCTACTCCTTTG CCGCTGCTGTCGTGGTGCCCTGCCTGTCCTCCGTGGTCGCGGGCTACG GCTCCCCGGGGCAGAAGGGCGTGGTCATGGGCACGCTGCGGAGTCTGGGCGCTCTGGCCAGGGCTGCGGGGCCCATGGTGGCAGCTGCAG GGTACTGGCTGGCCGGGGCCCGGGGCTGCTTCAGCGTGTGCGCGGTGCTCTTCCTGCTCCCCTTCGCCCTCCTGCGGGGCCTGAGGCCTCCAGCACAGACGCCCAAGGCCGAGTAG